A window of Calditerricola satsumensis genomic DNA:
ACCACGATTGCACGTCCATGGCCCACCACTCGTCTCCCGTTTCCGGTTTTTGTGGTTCTTTTCTGGCTATGGGGAATCGTTCCGTTCCTCGGCCTCTTCCGGCGGCCAGTCAAAGGTCAGCGGCCCGAGACGGCCGGCCCGAAGATCGCGGAGGAACACCTCGGCCGCCTTGTCCACGTCGATGACGCCCCCGCTGACCAACAAGCCGCGGGCGCGGCCGATGCGCTCCAGCATGGCGCCGGGATCAATCGGCCAGTCGGCCAGCTTGTACCGCTCCCGCAGGCGCTCCGGGTAATGCGCCATGAGGTAGCCCACGGCGAACAGGGCCACGTCGTAAAGGGGCAGGATCTCGTCCTTGATCGCCCCCGTCGCCGCCAGTTTCAGCCCCACTTCGGGATCGTCAAACTTCGGCCACAGGATGCCCGGCGTGTCCAACAGCTCCAGCTCGCGTCCAACGCGCACCCACTGCTGCGCCTTGGTCACCGCCGGCCGGTCGCCGACGCGGGCGGCGGCTCGCCCGGCCAGGCGGTTGATCAGCGTCGACTTGCCGACATTGGGAATGCCGAGAATCATCACCCGCACGGCCCGCACGGCCATGCCTTTCTGGGCCCGCCGCTCCAGCACCGGCCGGGCCAGCTCCCTGCAGCGCGCGGCGATGCGCTCCACCCCCTTGCCGCTCTGGGCGTCGATCGGCAAGGCGGACACGCCCCGCGCGGCAAACCAGTCGATCCAGGCGGCGGTGGCGCGCGGGTCGGCCAGATCGGCCTTGTTCAGGAGCAACAGGTGCGGCTTGGCGCCGACGATCTCGTCGATCATCGGGTTCCGGCTGGAGGCGGGCACGCGCGCGTCCACCAGCTCCACGACGACATCGATCACCTTCAGCCGCTCTTCGATTTGGCGGCGGGCTTTGGCCATGTGGCCCGGAAACCACTGGATCGTCACGTTGCGCCTCCTATCGCACCC
This region includes:
- the ylqF gene encoding ribosome biogenesis GTPase YlqF, with protein sequence MTIQWFPGHMAKARRQIEERLKVIDVVVELVDARVPASSRNPMIDEIVGAKPHLLLLNKADLADPRATAAWIDWFAARGVSALPIDAQSGKGVERIAARCRELARPVLERRAQKGMAVRAVRVMILGIPNVGKSTLINRLAGRAAARVGDRPAVTKAQQWVRVGRELELLDTPGILWPKFDDPEVGLKLAATGAIKDEILPLYDVALFAVGYLMAHYPERLRERYKLADWPIDPGAMLERIGRARGLLVSGGVIDVDKAAEVFLRDLRAGRLGPLTFDWPPEEAEERNDSP